The proteins below come from a single Ictalurus punctatus breed USDA103 chromosome 24, Coco_2.0, whole genome shotgun sequence genomic window:
- the LOC128629081 gene encoding leucine-rich repeat flightless-interacting protein 2-like: MQHLMSLARSRAAGLPLRPLLYAAGAAATAAGVYYYFKKRGDGDGERTADTTLTEGPVQTQLPAVDDSLLDPDLMSEVDGVSVTQTDSTVPQESLSEAEEKKQKVSSAPVDSERSNLEDRVRELEELLCEEHRECERKTKDYGAECQAHTALNSQYNEIKETLTHIEGLVKVSLTEAEEKYKRAMESEAELENEKLDLMSQANTLRGSVKQLEEQFSETRRRNDEITRELGIGQGILTFEKSKAEEQVKDLKQKISSLKVSLDEAEVRYAESLESITELQNENYDLVDDMNTLQEAVDDLEEQLSQTQTRCNEATAETERKTQELRDLRSKRELLKETVLKDYETERVAHFALKLQYNELMERHNQLLNDTLAEAVAKCEQAMESNAQLESEKSDLKYHVHKMEGAVQKLEKLLDEVEISCDVIKQDREREREAYNILKSQYEEALNRVMNY; the protein is encoded by the exons ATGCAGCATTTAATGAGTTTAGCTCGCTCTCGGGCGGCAGGTCTTCCACTGCGCCCCCTGCTGTATGCGGCTGGAGCTGCAGCCACGGCCGCaggagtttattattattttaagaagCGTGGCGATGGCGATGGGGAGAGAACAGCGGACACAACTCTCACCGAGG GCCCAGTACAGACCCAGCTCCCTGCAGTAGATGATTCTTTGCTGGATCCAGACTTGATGTCTGAGGTGGATGGAGTCAGTGTCACACAGACTGACAGCACTGTCCCTCAG GAGTCTCTGAGTGAGGCTGAGGAGAAGAAGCAGAAGGTGTCCAGTGCTCCAGTGGACAGCGAGAGGTCCAACCTGGAGGACAGAGTGAGGGAGCTGGAGGAACTGCTCTGTGAGGAacacagagagtgtgagagaaaaacCAAG GACTATGGGGCGGAGTGTCAGGCTCACACAGCCCTGAACTCTCAGTACAACGAGATTAAGGAAACTTTAACACACATTGAGGGGTTAGTAAAG GTGTCTCTGACTGAAGCTGAGGAGAAATACAAGCGGGCGATGGAGTCTGAAGCTGAGCTGGAGAATGAGAAGTTGGACTTGATGTCCCAGGCCAACACACTGCGTGGCTCGGTGAAGCAGTTGGAAGAACAGTTCTCTGAGACACGCAGGAGGAATGATGAGATAACGAGG GAGCTTGGCATAGGGCAGGGCATTCTCACATTTGAGAAGTCCAAGGCTGAAGAGCAGGTGAAAGATTTAAAGCAGAAAATCAGTTCACTGAAG GTCTCTCTGGATGAAGCTGAGGTGAGATACGCGGAGTCATTGGAGTCCATTACTGAACTGCAGAATGAGAACTATGACCTGGTGGATGACATGAACACACTGCAAGAAGCAGTGGATGATTTGGAGGAACAGCTCTCTCAGACCCAGACAAGGTGTAATGAGGCAACGGCA gagacagaaagaaaaactcAGGAGTTGAGGGATCTACGTTCCAAGAGGGAATTGTTGAAAGAAACTGTACTAAAG GATTATGAGACAGAGCGTGTAGCTCACTTCGCCCTGAAGTTGCAGTACAATGAGCTGATGGAACGGCACAACCAGCTACTAAAC GACACTTTGGCTGAAGCTGTGGCAAAATGCGAGCAGGCGATGGAGTCAAACGCTCAGCTGGAGAGTGAGAAGTCAGACTTGAAGTACCATGTGCACAAAATGGAAGGTGCAGTGCAGAAGCTGGAGAAACTTCTGGATGAAGTAGAGATATCGTGTGATGTGATAAAGCAA GATCGTGAGCGAGAACGGGAGGCTTACAACATCCTGAAGTCACAGTACGAAGAGGCATTAAACCGTGTGATGAATTACTAA
- the LOC108257326 gene encoding NACHT, LRR and PYD domains-containing protein 12 isoform X4: protein MDHANPEQPAGSLQFKKSATEIKRSDSPVPSCVSMKSDDSMRLPLRFKEKRESTPERVLQGAREKTHQIIITDTGCTSVSTEPHLQERCKLNLLKRFQHVNEVITNQGNPKLLHEIYTELYITEGDSGKVNNEHEVRQIEAASRRAATEETPIKCNDIFKPLSEEDKPIRSVLTKGVAGIGKTVSVQKFILDWAEGKTNQDVHLIFPLPFRELNLMQDRNLSLMELLHFFYKEIKETNISSLDKVLFIFDGLDECRFPLDFQNTVRLCDVTESASVHVLLINLIKGNLLPSALIWITSRPAAADQIPSECVHRLTEVRGFNDPQKEEYFRKRISDQSLSDRIITHLKSLRSLYIMCHIPVFCWISATVLERMLGEAESGEIPKTLTQMYTHFLIIQTNVIKKKYTKSRGTDAEMVLKLGKLAFQQLMKGNLIFYEEDLMECGIDVTEASVYSGVCTQIFREEFGLHQSKVYCFVHLSIQEHLAALYVHLTFMNENRNVFIKPALLKLMLKVTISEVHKSAVDQALQSGNGHLDLFLRFLLGLSLKSNQILLQTIVRQTGSSSHSKQETVHYIKKKIRENPSTEKSINLFHCLYELDDHSLVEEVQHYLQSGNLQQSKLSSSQWSAVVFVLLTSMQEQDVFVLNKYTNKHCTSDKVLLKLLPVVAASRKAQFNNCGLNEKSCAALASVLSSESSNLREVDLSENKLTDSGVKHLSAVLENPHCKLETLRLYDCDISDEGSAALTSALRSNPSHLRELDLSLNKLRESGVKRLSAVLKNPHCKLETLRLCGCDISDEGCAALTSALRSNPSHLRELDLSGNKLRESGVKRLSAVLENPHCKLETLRLRYCDISDEGCAALTSALRSNPSHLRKLDLSGNKLRESGVKRLSAVLENSHCKLETLRLRYCDISDEGCAALTSALRSNPSHLRELDVSLNKLGESGVKRLSAVLENPHCKLETLRLRYCDFSDEGCAALTSALRSNPSHLRELDLSGNKLRDSGVKHLSAVLENPHCKLEILRLCDCDISDEGCAALTSALRSNPSHLRELDLSKNNLRESEKKQLFRLKLQDLRL from the exons ATGGATCACGCTAATCCTGAACAACCTGCTGGATCTCTGCAGTTCAAAAAGAG tgcaacagaaataaagagatcagactcaccagtacccagctgtgtgtccatgaagagtgatgaTTCTATGCGTTTACCACTAAGATttaaagagaagagagaatcCACACCAGAACG TGTCCTGCagggagcaagagagaaaacacaccagaTCATAATCACAGATACAGG GTGTACGTCTGTAAGCACTGAACCTCATCTTCAGGAGAGATGCAAATTAAATCTGCTAAAGAGGTTTCAGCATGTAAATGAGGTGATAACAAACCAGGGAAACCCAAAACTTCTgcatgagatctacacagagctctacatcacagaagGAGACAGTGGaaaagtcaataatgaacatgaggtgagacagatcgaggcagcatccaggagagcagcaacagaggaaacaccaaTCAAATGCAATGACATCTTTAAGCCCTTATCTGAAGAAGACAAACCCATCAGGAGCGTTCTGACAAAGGGAGTCGCTGgcattggaaaaacagtctctgtgcagaaatTCATTCTAgactgggctgaagggaaaACAAATCAGGATGTTCATCTCATATTTccacttcctttcagagagctcAATTTAATGCAGGATCGAAACCTGAGTCTGATGGAGcttcttcatttcttttataaggagataaaagaaacaaacatttccAGCTTGGACAaagttctgttcatttttgatgGTTTGGATGAGTGTCGTTTCCCTCTGGATTTCCAGAACACAGTGAGGTTGTGTGATGTAACTGAATCAGCATCAGTGCATGTGCTGCTGATAAACCTGATCaaagggaatctgcttccctctgctctcatctggatcacctcccgaccagcagcagctgatcaaatcccctctgagtgtgtccatcgactcacagaggtacgagggttcaatgACCCACAGAAGGAGGAATatttcaggaagaggatcagtgatcagagcctgagCGACAGAATCATCACACACCTGAAGTCattaagaagcctctacatcatgtgccacatcccagtcttctgctggatttcagccactgttctagagagaatgttgggtgaagcagagagtggagagatccccaagactctaactcaaatgtacacacacttcctcatcatTCAGACAAACGTCATAAAGAAAAAGTACACAAAGAGCAGAGGGACAGATGCAGAAATGGTTCTGAAACTGGGTAAACTGGCTTTTCAGCAGCTGATGAAAggcaacctgatcttctatgaggaagacctgatggagtgtggcattgatgtgacaGAAGCATCAGTGtattcaggtgtgtgtacacagatcttcagagaggagtttgggcttcaccagagtaaagtgTATTGCTTTGTTCATCTGAGCATTCAGGAACACCTCGCAGCTCTATATGTGCACCTGACATTCATGAAtgaaaatagaaatgtttttataaagCCAGCCTTGCTGAAATTGATGCTAAAAGTTACGATCTCAGAGGTCCACAAGAGTGCTGTAGATCAGGCTTTACAGAGTGGAAATGGACATCTGGATCTTTTCCTTCGCtttcttctgggtctctcactgaaGTCCAATCAGATCCTCTTACAAACCAtagtgagacagacaggaagtagcTCCCACAGTAAACAGGAAACAGTTCATTACATCAAGAAGAAGATCAGAGAGAATCCCTCgacagagaaatccatcaatctgttccactgtctgtaTGAACTGGATGATCATTCTCTAGTTGAGGAAGTCCAACACTACCTGCAATCTGGAAATTTACAACAAAGCAAactttcttcttctcagtggtcagctgtggtgtttgtgttactgacatCAATGCAGGAACAGGATGTGTTTGTCCTTAATAAATATACCAACAAACACTGTACATCAGACAAGGTTCTTCTGAAGCTCCTGCCTGTGGTTGCAGCATCCAGAAAAGCTCA ATTTAATAATTGTGGCCTAAATGAGAAAAGTTGTGCAGCTTTAGCCTCAGTGCTCAGCTCTGAATCCTCCAATCTGAGAGAAGTGGATCTGTCTGAGAATAAACTCacagactcaggagtgaagcatctctctgctgtactggagaatcctcactgtaaactggagacactgag gttgtatgattgtgatatctcagatgaaggctctgctgctctgacttcagctctgagatcaaacccctcacacctgagagaactggatctgtctcTGAATAAACTCAGAGAGTCAGGAGTGAAgcgtctctctgctgtactgaagaatcctcactgtaaactggagacactgag gttgtgtggttgtgatatctcagatgaaggctgtgctgctctgacttcagctctgagatcaaacccctcacacctgagagaactggatctatCTGGGAATAAACTAAGAGAGTCAGGAGTGAAgcgtctctctgctgtactggagaatcctcactgtaaactggagacactgcg GTTGCGTTATTGTgatatctcagatgaaggctgtgctgctctgacttcagctctgagatcaaacccctcacacctgagaaaGCTGGATCTGTCTGGGAATAAACTCAGAGAGTCAGGAGTGAAgcgtctctctgctgtactggagaattctcactgtaaactggagacactgag GTTGCGTTATTGTgatatctcagatgaaggctgtgctgctctgacttcagctctgagatcaaacccctcacacctgagagaactggatgtGTCTCTGAATAAACTCGGAGAGTCAGGAGTGAAgcgtctctctgctgtactggagaatcctcactgtaaactggagacactgag GTTGCGTTACTGTGAtttctcagatgaaggctgtgctgctctgacttcagctctgagatcaaacccctcacacctgagagaactggatctgtctgGGAATAAACTCAgagattcaggagtgaagcatctctctgctgtactggagaatcctcactgtaaactggagatactgag
- the LOC108257326 gene encoding NACHT, LRR and PYD domains-containing protein 12 isoform X2 produces MDHANPEQPAGSLQFKKSDTKEKISDSSGPGSSSMNSDVFKEPPADPSSTHSATEIKRSDSPVPSCVSMKSDDSMRLPLRFKEKRESTPERVLQGAREKTHQIIITDTGCTSVSTEPHLQERCKLNLLKRFQHVNEVITNQGNPKLLHEIYTELYITEGDSGKVNNEHEVRQIEAASRRAATEETPIKCNDIFKPLSEEDKPIRSVLTKGVAGIGKTVSVQKFILDWAEGKTNQDVHLIFPLPFRELNLMQDRNLSLMELLHFFYKEIKETNISSLDKVLFIFDGLDECRFPLDFQNTVRLCDVTESASVHVLLINLIKGNLLPSALIWITSRPAAADQIPSECVHRLTEVRGFNDPQKEEYFRKRISDQSLSDRIITHLKSLRSLYIMCHIPVFCWISATVLERMLGEAESGEIPKTLTQMYTHFLIIQTNVIKKKYTKSRGTDAEMVLKLGKLAFQQLMKGNLIFYEEDLMECGIDVTEASVYSGVCTQIFREEFGLHQSKVYCFVHLSIQEHLAALYVHLTFMNENRNVFIKPALLKLMLKVTISEVHKSAVDQALQSGNGHLDLFLRFLLGLSLKSNQILLQTIVRQTGSSSHSKQETVHYIKKKIRENPSTEKSINLFHCLYELDDHSLVEEVQHYLQSGNLQQSKLSSSQWSAVVFVLLTSMQEQDVFVLNKYTNKHCTSDKVLLKLLPVVAASRKAQFNNCGLNEKSCAALASVLSSESSNLREVDLSENKLTDSGVKHLSAVLENPHCKLETLRLYDCDISDEGSAALTSALRSNPSHLRELDLSLNKLRESGVKRLSAVLKNPHCKLETLRLCGCDISDEGCAALTSALRSNPSHLRELDLSGNKLRESGVKRLSAVLENPHCKLETLRLRYCDISDEGCAALTSALRSNPSHLRKLDLSGNKLRESGVKRLSAVLENSHCKLETLRLRYCDISDEGCAALTSALRSNPSHLRELDVSLNKLGESGVKRLSAVLENPHCKLETLRLRYCDFSDEGCAALTSALRSNPSHLRELDLSGNKLRDSGVKHLSAVLENPHCKLEILRLCDCDISDEGCAALTSALRSNPSHLRELDLSKNNLRESEKKQLFRLKLQDLRL; encoded by the exons ATGGATCACGCTAATCCTGAACAACCTGCTGGATCTCTGCAGTTCAAAAAGAG TGACACCAAGGAAAAGATATCAGACTCTTCAGGACCCGGCAGTTCCTCCATGAACAGTGATGTGTTTAAAGAACCTCCAGCAGATCCCTCATCTACACACAG tgcaacagaaataaagagatcagactcaccagtacccagctgtgtgtccatgaagagtgatgaTTCTATGCGTTTACCACTAAGATttaaagagaagagagaatcCACACCAGAACG TGTCCTGCagggagcaagagagaaaacacaccagaTCATAATCACAGATACAGG GTGTACGTCTGTAAGCACTGAACCTCATCTTCAGGAGAGATGCAAATTAAATCTGCTAAAGAGGTTTCAGCATGTAAATGAGGTGATAACAAACCAGGGAAACCCAAAACTTCTgcatgagatctacacagagctctacatcacagaagGAGACAGTGGaaaagtcaataatgaacatgaggtgagacagatcgaggcagcatccaggagagcagcaacagaggaaacaccaaTCAAATGCAATGACATCTTTAAGCCCTTATCTGAAGAAGACAAACCCATCAGGAGCGTTCTGACAAAGGGAGTCGCTGgcattggaaaaacagtctctgtgcagaaatTCATTCTAgactgggctgaagggaaaACAAATCAGGATGTTCATCTCATATTTccacttcctttcagagagctcAATTTAATGCAGGATCGAAACCTGAGTCTGATGGAGcttcttcatttcttttataaggagataaaagaaacaaacatttccAGCTTGGACAaagttctgttcatttttgatgGTTTGGATGAGTGTCGTTTCCCTCTGGATTTCCAGAACACAGTGAGGTTGTGTGATGTAACTGAATCAGCATCAGTGCATGTGCTGCTGATAAACCTGATCaaagggaatctgcttccctctgctctcatctggatcacctcccgaccagcagcagctgatcaaatcccctctgagtgtgtccatcgactcacagaggtacgagggttcaatgACCCACAGAAGGAGGAATatttcaggaagaggatcagtgatcagagcctgagCGACAGAATCATCACACACCTGAAGTCattaagaagcctctacatcatgtgccacatcccagtcttctgctggatttcagccactgttctagagagaatgttgggtgaagcagagagtggagagatccccaagactctaactcaaatgtacacacacttcctcatcatTCAGACAAACGTCATAAAGAAAAAGTACACAAAGAGCAGAGGGACAGATGCAGAAATGGTTCTGAAACTGGGTAAACTGGCTTTTCAGCAGCTGATGAAAggcaacctgatcttctatgaggaagacctgatggagtgtggcattgatgtgacaGAAGCATCAGTGtattcaggtgtgtgtacacagatcttcagagaggagtttgggcttcaccagagtaaagtgTATTGCTTTGTTCATCTGAGCATTCAGGAACACCTCGCAGCTCTATATGTGCACCTGACATTCATGAAtgaaaatagaaatgtttttataaagCCAGCCTTGCTGAAATTGATGCTAAAAGTTACGATCTCAGAGGTCCACAAGAGTGCTGTAGATCAGGCTTTACAGAGTGGAAATGGACATCTGGATCTTTTCCTTCGCtttcttctgggtctctcactgaaGTCCAATCAGATCCTCTTACAAACCAtagtgagacagacaggaagtagcTCCCACAGTAAACAGGAAACAGTTCATTACATCAAGAAGAAGATCAGAGAGAATCCCTCgacagagaaatccatcaatctgttccactgtctgtaTGAACTGGATGATCATTCTCTAGTTGAGGAAGTCCAACACTACCTGCAATCTGGAAATTTACAACAAAGCAAactttcttcttctcagtggtcagctgtggtgtttgtgttactgacatCAATGCAGGAACAGGATGTGTTTGTCCTTAATAAATATACCAACAAACACTGTACATCAGACAAGGTTCTTCTGAAGCTCCTGCCTGTGGTTGCAGCATCCAGAAAAGCTCA ATTTAATAATTGTGGCCTAAATGAGAAAAGTTGTGCAGCTTTAGCCTCAGTGCTCAGCTCTGAATCCTCCAATCTGAGAGAAGTGGATCTGTCTGAGAATAAACTCacagactcaggagtgaagcatctctctgctgtactggagaatcctcactgtaaactggagacactgag gttgtatgattgtgatatctcagatgaaggctctgctgctctgacttcagctctgagatcaaacccctcacacctgagagaactggatctgtctcTGAATAAACTCAGAGAGTCAGGAGTGAAgcgtctctctgctgtactgaagaatcctcactgtaaactggagacactgag gttgtgtggttgtgatatctcagatgaaggctgtgctgctctgacttcagctctgagatcaaacccctcacacctgagagaactggatctatCTGGGAATAAACTAAGAGAGTCAGGAGTGAAgcgtctctctgctgtactggagaatcctcactgtaaactggagacactgcg GTTGCGTTATTGTgatatctcagatgaaggctgtgctgctctgacttcagctctgagatcaaacccctcacacctgagaaaGCTGGATCTGTCTGGGAATAAACTCAGAGAGTCAGGAGTGAAgcgtctctctgctgtactggagaattctcactgtaaactggagacactgag GTTGCGTTATTGTgatatctcagatgaaggctgtgctgctctgacttcagctctgagatcaaacccctcacacctgagagaactggatgtGTCTCTGAATAAACTCGGAGAGTCAGGAGTGAAgcgtctctctgctgtactggagaatcctcactgtaaactggagacactgag GTTGCGTTACTGTGAtttctcagatgaaggctgtgctgctctgacttcagctctgagatcaaacccctcacacctgagagaactggatctgtctgGGAATAAACTCAgagattcaggagtgaagcatctctctgctgtactggagaatcctcactgtaaactggagatactgag